From the genome of Staphylococcus haemolyticus, one region includes:
- a CDS encoding deoxynucleoside kinase, which translates to MNKPFIAIEGPIGVGKSSLTHKLSQTLNYYEEKEIIDENPFLSDFYDDISKWSFQTEMFFLCNRYKQAKDIAKMTQGVVSDYHIYKNKIFARNTLSNNEFDKFDRIFDILTEDLEMPNMIIFLDADLEVLKQRIAQRNRSFEHHIEDDYLLNLKEDYLTFYNAMKSEGANVVLINTSEIDFVKNDSDYQSILEKIRPMIGAIEHE; encoded by the coding sequence ATGAACAAACCATTTATCGCAATTGAAGGCCCAATTGGTGTAGGTAAATCTTCCCTAACTCATAAGCTTAGCCAGACATTAAATTACTATGAAGAAAAAGAAATAATTGATGAAAATCCATTTTTATCTGACTTCTACGATGATATTTCTAAATGGAGTTTTCAAACAGAAATGTTTTTCCTCTGTAATCGATATAAACAGGCAAAAGATATCGCTAAAATGACTCAAGGTGTTGTTAGCGATTATCATATTTATAAAAATAAAATTTTTGCTCGTAACACGTTGAGTAATAATGAATTTGATAAATTTGACCGCATTTTCGATATTTTAACTGAAGATCTTGAAATGCCTAACATGATTATTTTCTTAGATGCTGATTTGGAGGTTCTGAAACAAAGAATAGCTCAACGTAATCGTAGTTTTGAACATCATATTGAGGATGACTATTTATTGAATCTCAAAGAAGATTATTTAACATTTTATAATGCCATGAAAAGTGAAGGCGCGAATGTCGTCTTAATTAATACAAGTGAAATTGATTTTGTTAAAAATGACTCAGATTATCAATCAATTTTAGAAAAAATAAGACCTATGATAGGAGCAATTGAACATGAATAA